From one Pseudomonas fluorescens genomic stretch:
- a CDS encoding DUF5801 repeats-in-toxin domain-containing protein codes for MTTRKKITTPTSDLTGDSSTDLLPIHQNAVASKDQNATVVSDPPPQQTPTVTTDQADYAPGSTAIITASGFAAGSTVALEVEHATGPGADNLWGTPDDVLKTNTGEGHEPWYVTDGGAGDLDGQVNGSITTSWYVNPDDSAGATFLLTAASAGADGKFATRDDVVATTSFTDSALSVVATGVNVSLDETAGLQNSTATPAPAGDADDNDILLTALPSAFATRLTALGAGTATGAALSGYTGAVGNTGSNAFTITAAPGASVTDISFTDSLGAALNGLDSGLDTLNGTDILLYTDTNNNILLGRAGGPAGAIVFAAYIEETGSPATGGKIWTVEYQPLKHPDASNPDDALNLLNKVFIGASQDLVFSLANAPSGQNLFLMFTTANPTVVDVGGVLRITDPTIIATGKNPADQSSGANITTGDTINTSQAGGPTTFGTNNQMITEQEGIRFSFVTGARQNVTIPNLDQNEADVESNIDFTAVFNTRSATFDVVQLQSGKSAVVKISAFSTAAEPGVNFINGYVGDTSVAIGNVRVINISTGLVIENSDGSANDPAIVISFASGVATITGVKAGYKIEYTTTADHNRVLIENGAATDAKGNNHADFDIGGFKLLQASTTTAEIGSKMIFEDDGPSISTTGTEPTLTVDETVLATNATQSFAANFTSAFGADGAGTLTYALGAVAGASGLTDSATGEAVNLSLNGGVVEGRTATTNELVFTVSVATNGDVTLDQLRAVVHPNTTNPDDSTSLTSDNLVTLTATKTDRDGDSAQATLNIGQNLVFKDDGPSVSTTGTEPVLTVDETVLATNATQSFAANFTSAFGADGAGTLTYALGAVAGASGLTDTATGEAVNLSLNGTVVEGRTATTNELVFTVSVAANGDVTLDQLRAVVHPNTTNPDDSTSLTSDNLVTLTATKTDRDGDSVQATLNIGQNLVFKDDGPSVSTTGTEPVLTVDETVLATNATQSFAANFTSAFGADGAGTLTYALGVVAGASGLTDTATGEAVNLSLNGTVVEGRTATTNELVFTVSVAANGDVTLDQLRAVVHPNTTNPDDSTSLTSDNLVTLTATKTDRDGDSAQATLNIGQNLVFKDDGPSISTTGTEPTLTVDETVLATNATQNFAANFTSAFGADGAGTLTYALGVVAGASGLTDSATGEAVNLSLNSTVVEGRTATTNELVFTVSVAANGDVTLDQLRAVVHPNTTNPDDSTSLTSDNLVTLTATKTDRDGDSVQATLNIGQNLVFKDDGPSVSTTGTEPVLTVDETVLATNATQSFAANFTSAFGADGAGTLTYALGVVAGASGLTDTATGEAVNLSLNGTVVEGRTATTNELVFTVSVAANGDVTLDQLRAVVHPNTTNPDDSTSLTSDNLVTLTATKTDRDGDSAQATLNIGQNLVFKDDGPSISTTGTESTLTVDETVLATNATQSFAANFTSAFGADGAGTLTYALGVVAGASGLTDTATGEAVNLSLNGTIVEGRTATTNELVFTVSVAANGDVTLDQLRAVVHPNTTNPDDSTSLTSDNLVTLTATKTDRDGDSAQATLNIGQNLVFKDDGPSISTTGTEPTLTVDETVLATNATQNFAANFTSAFGADGAGTLTYALGVVAGASGLTDSATGEAVNLSLNGGVVEGRTATTNELVFTVSVATNGDVTLDQLRAVIHPDATNPDDSTSLASDNLVTLTATKTDRDGDSAQATLNIGQNLVIKDDGPALAFGNLIGTGSVLAQYGFWSMAAGADGLGAAGLDISLVNGQFTLVRPDNTTTTGTGTLTELVPSPDVNGAYQFAGTLTGDFDNNAATANTTVDYTLTAYANGSYALDLVQGFASTIVLSSADGSLGAGGPDPVRTLLIPAQDPPTIPSPSEEIVFFGVNATTSASDIFSAITPGASDLTEAQIEAGGFAFIGSANMNVSTSGIGITNNNLDGNGTAGINAGDESFVINPETLLTGMKIFIDNSVQGYNPATEELYYTIFYDDGTTSGSPTKVLAADLTSEDGGQTSFVIERSDSKLIDAVQLTMGLGVIKIPVIQFIQESESLASDIKLAFNATLTDKDGDTATSAFDANLFANDSAEAEFDFTLVGTGGERDAFNIDLSVAENLYQVTGFDAGLSLRDTLVLNGDQSAVVQSIDNSGANSIVTVAETGGQTTTITLVGVDLLNSDIVFGGA; via the coding sequence ATGACTACCCGCAAAAAAATAACAACACCCACGAGCGACCTGACCGGTGACAGCAGTACCGATCTGTTACCCATTCACCAGAATGCCGTTGCGAGCAAAGACCAAAACGCTACAGTCGTAAGCGATCCGCCGCCCCAACAGACGCCGACCGTCACAACCGATCAAGCAGATTACGCCCCCGGCAGCACGGCCATCATCACGGCCAGCGGCTTCGCCGCCGGCAGCACAGTGGCGCTCGAAGTGGAGCACGCCACCGGCCCCGGCGCGGATAACCTGTGGGGCACGCCTGACGATGTACTCAAAACCAACACCGGCGAGGGACATGAGCCTTGGTACGTGACCGACGGCGGAGCCGGCGATCTCGACGGCCAAGTCAACGGCAGCATCACGACCTCGTGGTACGTGAATCCTGACGACTCGGCAGGCGCGACGTTCCTGCTCACCGCAGCCTCTGCCGGTGCCGATGGCAAGTTTGCTACCCGTGACGACGTCGTCGCGACAACGTCGTTTACCGACAGTGCCCTGAGTGTCGTGGCGACGGGGGTGAACGTGTCGTTGGACGAAACAGCCGGTTTGCAGAACAGCACGGCCACCCCAGCCCCTGCGGGAGACGCTGACGACAATGACATTCTGCTGACGGCGCTGCCCTCGGCCTTCGCTACCCGGCTGACAGCGCTTGGGGCAGGCACCGCAACAGGTGCGGCCTTGAGTGGCTATACGGGGGCGGTGGGCAACACGGGCAGCAATGCGTTCACCATCACCGCAGCGCCCGGAGCCAGCGTTACCGATATCAGCTTCACCGACAGCCTTGGCGCAGCGCTCAATGGCCTGGACAGCGGACTCGATACCCTCAATGGCACCGATATCCTTCTTTATACCGATACCAATAACAACATCCTGCTCGGCCGAGCCGGGGGCCCGGCCGGCGCGATCGTGTTCGCGGCCTACATTGAAGAAACCGGATCACCGGCCACCGGCGGCAAGATCTGGACCGTGGAATACCAACCGCTCAAGCATCCGGACGCCAGCAACCCGGACGATGCCCTCAACCTGCTGAACAAGGTGTTCATCGGTGCTAGCCAGGACCTGGTATTCAGCCTGGCCAATGCGCCTTCCGGGCAAAACCTGTTCCTGATGTTCACGACGGCGAACCCGACCGTTGTCGACGTAGGTGGGGTCTTGCGGATCACGGACCCGACAATTATCGCCACCGGCAAGAACCCCGCTGACCAGTCGAGCGGCGCCAATATAACGACTGGCGACACGATCAATACCAGCCAGGCGGGTGGCCCGACCACCTTCGGCACCAACAATCAGATGATTACGGAACAGGAAGGCATCCGCTTTTCGTTCGTCACCGGTGCCAGGCAGAATGTGACCATTCCTAACCTGGATCAGAACGAAGCCGATGTTGAATCCAACATCGACTTCACCGCCGTGTTCAATACGAGGTCGGCCACTTTCGACGTCGTGCAGTTGCAAAGTGGTAAGAGCGCGGTGGTAAAAATCAGCGCATTCAGCACCGCGGCTGAACCTGGCGTGAATTTCATCAACGGCTATGTGGGTGATACATCGGTTGCAATCGGTAATGTCCGCGTCATCAACATCAGCACCGGGCTGGTGATCGAGAACTCGGACGGATCGGCGAATGATCCGGCCATTGTCATCAGCTTTGCTTCCGGGGTTGCAACCATCACCGGCGTTAAAGCCGGCTACAAGATTGAATACACCACAACGGCAGACCACAATCGCGTGCTCATCGAGAACGGCGCGGCCACCGACGCCAAGGGCAATAACCACGCCGATTTCGATATCGGTGGCTTCAAGCTGCTCCAAGCCTCTACTACGACCGCCGAAATTGGTTCGAAGATGATCTTCGAGGACGACGGCCCGAGCATCAGCACCACCGGCACGGAACCGACGCTGACAGTCGACGAAACCGTGCTGGCAACCAACGCCACGCAGAGCTTCGCCGCCAACTTCACCTCGGCGTTTGGCGCCGATGGCGCCGGTACGTTGACCTATGCACTGGGCGCGGTAGCGGGGGCTTCCGGGCTGACCGACTCCGCTACCGGTGAGGCAGTGAATCTGTCGCTCAATGGCGGCGTGGTGGAAGGCCGCACGGCCACGACTAACGAACTGGTGTTCACCGTCAGCGTCGCCACCAACGGTGACGTCACCCTTGACCAACTGCGCGCCGTAGTACACCCCAACACGACCAATCCGGATGATTCGACCAGCCTGACCTCGGACAACCTGGTTACCCTCACCGCAACCAAAACCGACAGGGACGGTGACAGTGCCCAAGCCACCTTGAACATCGGGCAAAACCTGGTGTTCAAGGACGACGGCCCGAGCGTCAGCACCACCGGCACCGAGCCGGTGCTGACAGTCGACGAAACCGTGCTGGCAACCAACGCCACGCAGAGCTTCGCCGCCAACTTCACCTCGGCGTTTGGCGCCGATGGCGCCGGCACGTTGACCTATGCGCTGGGCGCGGTAGCCGGGGCTTCCGGGCTGACCGACACCGCCACCGGTGAGGCCGTCAACCTGTCGCTCAACGGCACCGTAGTTGAAGGCCGCACCGCCACGACCAACGAGCTGGTGTTCACCGTCAGCGTCGCTGCCAACGGTGACGTCACCCTTGACCAACTGCGTGCCGTAGTACACCCCAACACGACCAATCCGGATGATTCGACCAGCCTGACCTCGGACAACCTGGTTACTCTCACCGCAACCAAAACCGACAGGGACGGCGACAGCGTCCAGGCCACCCTCAACATCGGGCAAAACCTGGTGTTCAAGGACGACGGCCCGAGCGTCAGCACCACCGGCACCGAGCCGGTGCTGACAGTCGATGAAACCGTGCTGGCAACCAACGCCACGCAGAGCTTCGCCGCCAACTTCACCTCGGCGTTTGGCGCCGATGGCGCCGGTACGTTGACCTATGCCCTGGGCGTGGTAGCGGGGGCTTCCGGGCTGACTGACACCGCCACCGGTGAGGCCGTCAACCTGTCGCTCAACGGCACCGTAGTCGAAGGCCGCACCGCCACGACCAACGAGCTGGTATTCACCGTCAGCGTCGCCGCCAACGGTGACGTCACCCTCGACCAACTGCGTGCCGTAGTACACCCCAACACGACCAATCCGGATGATTCGACCAGCCTGACCTCGGACAACCTGGTTACCCTCACCGCAACCAAAACCGACAGGGACGGTGACAGCGCCCAAGCCACCCTCAACATCGGGCAAAACCTGGTGTTCAAGGACGACGGCCCGAGCATCAGCACCACCGGCACGGAACCGACGCTGACAGTCGACGAAACCGTGCTGGCGACCAACGCCACGCAGAACTTCGCTGCCAACTTCACCTCGGCGTTCGGCGCCGATGGCGCCGGTACGTTGACCTATGCACTGGGCGTGGTAGCGGGGGCTTCCGGGCTGACCGACTCCGCTACCGGTGAGGCAGTCAACCTGTCGCTCAACAGCACCGTAGTCGAAGGCCGCACCGCCACGACCAACGAGCTGGTATTCACCGTCAGCGTCGCCGCCAACGGTGACGTCACCCTTGACCAACTGCGTGCCGTGGTACACCCCAACACGACCAATCCGGATGATTCGACCAGCCTGACCTCGGACAACCTGGTCACTCTCACCGCAACCAAAACCGACAGGGACGGCGACAGCGTCCAGGCCACCCTCAACATCGGGCAAAACCTGGTGTTCAAGGACGACGGCCCGAGCGTCAGCACCACCGGCACCGAGCCGGTGCTGACAGTCGATGAAACGGTACTGGCGACCAACGCCACGCAGAGCTTCGCCGCCAACTTCACCTCGGCGTTTGGCGCCGATGGCGCCGGTACGTTGACCTATGCCCTGGGCGTGGTAGCGGGGGCTTCCGGGCTGACTGACACCGCCACCGGTGAGGCCGTCAACCTGTCGCTCAACGGCACCGTAGTCGAAGGCCGCACCGCCACGACCAACGAGCTGGTATTCACCGTCAGCGTCGCCGCCAACGGTGACGTCACCCTCGACCAACTGCGTGCCGTAGTACACCCCAACACGACCAATCCGGATGATTCGACCAGCCTGACCTCGGACAACCTGGTTACCCTCACCGCAACCAAAACCGACAGGGACGGCGACAGTGCCCAAGCCACCCTCAACATCGGGCAAAACCTGGTGTTCAAGGACGACGGCCCGAGCATCAGCACCACCGGCACGGAATCGACGCTGACGGTAGACGAAACCGTGCTGGCGACCAACGCCACGCAGAGCTTCGCCGCCAACTTCACCTCGGCGTTTGGCGCCGATGGCGCCGGTACGTTGACCTATGCCCTGGGCGTGGTAGCGGGGGCTTCCGGGCTGACTGACACCGCCACCGGTGAGGCCGTCAACCTGTCGCTCAACGGCACCATAGTCGAAGGCCGCACCGCCACGACCAACGAGCTGGTATTCACCGTCAGCGTCGCCGCCAACGGTGACGTCACCCTCGACCAACTGCGTGCCGTAGTACACCCCAACACGACCAATCCGGATGATTCGACCAGCCTGACCTCGGACAACCTGGTTACCCTCACCGCAACCAAAACCGACAGGGACGGTGACAGCGCCCAAGCCACCCTCAACATCGGGCAAAACCTGGTGTTCAAGGACGACGGCCCGAGCATCAGCACCACCGGCACGGAACCGACGCTGACAGTCGACGAAACCGTGCTGGCGACCAACGCCACGCAGAACTTCGCTGCCAACTTCACCTCGGCGTTCGGCGCCGATGGCGCCGGTACGTTGACCTATGCACTGGGCGTGGTAGCGGGGGCTTCCGGGCTGACCGACTCCGCTACCGGTGAGGCAGTGAATCTGTCGCTCAATGGCGGCGTGGTGGAAGGCCGCACGGCCACGACTAACGAACTGGTGTTCACCGTCAGCGTCGCCACCAACGGTGACGTCACCCTTGACCAACTGCGCGCCGTGATCCATCCCGACGCGACCAATCCGGATGATTCGACCAGCCTTGCGTCCGACAACCTGGTCACTCTCACCGCAACCAAAACCGACAGGGATGGCGACAGCGCCCAGGCCACCCTGAATATCGGGCAGAACCTGGTTATCAAGGACGACGGCCCGGCACTCGCCTTTGGCAACCTGATCGGGACCGGTAGCGTCCTTGCGCAATACGGCTTCTGGAGCATGGCCGCCGGCGCTGATGGACTGGGGGCGGCGGGTCTGGACATCTCGTTGGTCAATGGCCAGTTCACCCTTGTCAGGCCAGACAACACGACCACGACCGGGACCGGCACGCTCACCGAACTGGTGCCCTCGCCGGACGTCAATGGTGCGTACCAGTTCGCCGGGACGTTGACCGGCGACTTCGACAACAACGCAGCAACGGCGAACACCACCGTCGACTACACGCTGACCGCCTATGCCAATGGCAGCTATGCACTGGATCTGGTGCAAGGTTTTGCTTCGACGATCGTGCTCAGCAGTGCCGACGGCTCGCTCGGTGCCGGCGGCCCGGACCCCGTGCGCACCTTGTTGATTCCGGCGCAGGATCCGCCGACTATTCCTTCGCCATCTGAGGAGATTGTGTTCTTCGGTGTTAACGCGACCACTAGCGCAAGCGATATATTTTCTGCCATCACCCCGGGAGCGTCCGACCTCACCGAAGCACAGATAGAGGCTGGCGGGTTTGCATTCATCGGCAGCGCGAACATGAACGTCAGCACGTCCGGCATTGGCATTACCAACAACAATCTGGATGGAAACGGGACGGCAGGCATCAATGCCGGTGACGAGAGCTTCGTCATCAATCCCGAGACCCTGTTGACGGGCATGAAGATTTTCATCGACAACTCGGTCCAGGGGTACAACCCGGCAACGGAGGAGCTGTACTACACGATCTTCTACGATGACGGCACGACGTCAGGTTCGCCGACGAAAGTTCTTGCCGCCGATCTGACCTCGGAGGATGGAGGACAGACGTCCTTCGTCATCGAAAGATCGGACTCGAAGCTCATTGACGCGGTCCAGCTCACCATGGGCCTGGGCGTGATCAAAATACCGGTGATCCAGTTCATCCAGGAGAGCGAGAGCCTGGCCAGCGATATCAAGCTGGCGTTCAATGCGACACTGACAGACAAGGACGGGGACACGGCGACCAGTGCATTCGACGCCAACCTGTTCGCCAACGACTCGGCCGAGGCAGAATTCGACTTCACCCTGGTCGGCACGGGCGGTGAGCGGGATGCCTTCAACATCGATCTGTCGGTCGCCGAGAACCTGTACCAGGTCACCGGCTTCGATGCGGGCCTGAGCCTGCGCGACACGCTGGTGCTCAACGGCGACCAGAGCGCCGTTGTCCAGTCGATCGACAACAGTGGCGCAAACAGCATCGTGACGGTTGCCGAGACTGGCGGACAAACAACGACCATCACCTTGGTCGGAGTCGACCTTCTCAATAGCGACATTGTGTTTGGCGGCGCCTGA